The nucleotide sequence CGTTCGGAGGTTCCAGACTAGGGAAAAAAACGCGTTCTGTACGCATGTGTTGGGATTAGCATTCAAAAatgtaaaccaaataaaaaattgatagtgttttgttgtttttttttgttattattattttttattttactgtttaataaCTTTGATAAAGGAAATGAATATTACGAAAGTAAGAAAAGTACCACTTTCAGAGCAATCTTTCCCAGGGATTACGAAAGTAAGAAAAGTACACTTGGATTTGTGCTTCCATTCCTTTTCCTTTCGTGGGCTCATTATGTTTTGAATGTATCCATTATTAATTGCAGGATACCATAAGTTTCTGCCTCTTCCATCGATTTCTGCCTCTGTAATTTCTCCTCAGCATCCTTCAAAaacttgaattttggaggtggagaGGACCACATCTTGATGAACTCCTCTGCGCTTGACGAATCAAACATAGGAGTCAGAGGAGGAGCGAAGAAAGGAGGGGAGTCGAGAGGCATCAAGCATGGAGTGCTTGAAGTCACAAACAAATCACTCAAGCTCTTGATCCCTTCCGGGTTCTCCCGTCCTCTGGCTCCAATTCCTCCCTggtttcctccttggtgaagagAAACCTGGGAAGGCCTGCAGTGTCCTGCAGCCTCATCAGCTCTGGCTCCAATGTGCCATCATCTTCCTCGATTGGCTTCAGCGGATAAGAGATCTCTTGCGGATTGATGGCCGCTGAACTCATGGAAGATGGTTTCCTCCAGcaaaagagagggaggaaaagatctTCGGCGGAGCAGCTCCTGTAACCGCCATCTTCCATGCCTCTGCTCTGTTCTGCTTCCACCAAAACAAGAGCGAGGAAGAGGAAGCCTGGAACAAGACTCAAACCGAAGCCCAAACTGTTAAAATTTCACATCTGTTTGCCTTCCAGGTGCAACTCTCAGCCCTACAAGAACATTACATGGAAAAGGAAAGAACACAACTGATGGCATACACAAATCCGATGAAAGGAGGAAGAAACCaaagagggaaaaaaaaacaaattttttgCACAAAAAAGATCCCTTAAACATCCGACTCACTCACACCAATCTGTTGGAAGGAGGaaaaaaatacaatttttttgcacaaaaaatctctcttttagacGGAGCTGAGACTGGAACAAGACAAATATGAACCAAAGAGGAATTAATGAAGACCAAAATCTAGGATTTTCCCTTATCAGGCTCAGCTTTTGTTCGGAGAGAGGAAAGCGCGAGGATGCTGTATTCTTGGCGAGATGTGATAAGGTTGCTTTGATTCCAGAGCATGGCCGGAATTGGATGTGGTGGTGGATTTATGACTGATCCTAGGCTAATTATCGAGCGACGTGTGGCATGTGATTGAAAAAGGTCAGACTCCGGTCTTTCCTTCTGTTTGTGCATCGACCTAAAGTTCTGAAAGGAAAGTTAAGTGAAGAACTTCTGAGGAAGCTTAACGACGATAATAAGTCGTTCAATGTCTAGATTGAAAAGGCTGTGACAGCCATTTGCAGCATGGCCTTCAATCTATTCAAGTTCACAGATAGTCGAAGTTCAGCATCTTGAAGAAATACACACACCTTCAAAAGTTTGGTGCAGATTAAGTTCCATATGTTGTTTGTCTTTTCACTTTGGACTTGATGCGGTTCCACATTCTCCTCAGCTCTTGCATTTTGGCTTCAAACTCATCGGCTCCTGCCAACTGATTGCTCTCCAACCAATTCATGGCCTTCTCAATCTCCTCATCCATCGCCCTCATCGCATTTCTCATGTCATAAACCGTGTTCTCCAATGCATTCTTGGCTTCCACATTCTTCGCATGCTTATCGTCATCCGCCTTATGCTTCTGAGCTCGACTAACCATCTTCTCAATCTCTTCCTTGTTCTGACTATTCATGCTGTTGGTTATGCTCAGTTTGCTTTTGTCGCCGGTGACCATGTCCTCGGCTGAAACAGTGAGTGCATAGTCGGCCTTAATGTCGAAAGTCACCTTAATTTTGGTTTTCCGTTGGTGCCCGTAGAGATGGCTGATAACTCGAATTTGCCTAGGAGTGTGTTATCCCGTACCCTTGATCTCTCGCCTTCGTACACCTGAATCGATACTCTACAGGGGGAGGAGTCATCCGTATTCTTGCTCGAGTTCTCCACTACTGTATCGTCTTAATTGGTAAACCGTCTGAATCAGCTCATGACAAACTCCGCTGCCCTGCTGTTTGCTCTGGTGGGTGGAGAAGAGCATTTCCTTCTTGTTGGGGATGGCGCAGTTCCTCGGAATCATCACTTTCATGACTCCTGCTGTCTCCAATCCTAGGGAGAGGGAAGTGACATCCAAAAGCAGAAAATCCTCCAGTTGATCATTACCATGGCCACTTAAGATCGCTGCATGAGCTGCAGCACCACAAGCCACCGTTTCATCCCGATTCATGCTCTTGCAGAGTTCCTTGCCATTGAAGAAGCCCTGATATAAATGATAGTTACAGTTTAAAGATCACATTGTATAATCTGTTTCAAAATGTAAATAATTTACACGACGTGAAAAAATTGAGACCCACCCACCTGCAACAGCTGATGTATCTTTGGAATCCTCGAAGAGCCACCCACCAAGACGACGTCGTCCACCTCGTTTTTGTCGACATGAGCCTCTCTCAGGCATGTCTCCACTGCCTCCATGCACTTCCTGAAGAGGTCGTTGTTAAGCTCTTCGAACATGCTGCGCGTGATGTTGCCTTAGAAGTCGGTGTCGTTGAAGAGGAAGTCGATCTCAATCGTCGTCTGCGTTGCCGACGAGAGAGCCCTCTTCGCCCTCTCGCAAGCCGCCCTCAGCTTCGTGACCTTCCTGTGGTTGCCGCTGATGTCCTTCTTGTGCTTCGTCTTGATGTCACGGATGAAGTAGTTCACGAGTCGCTGGTCGAAGTCCACGCCTCCGAGGTAGAGTTCGCCGGCGCTCCCCTTCACTATAGCGATGCTCTCTTCGATGGCAATAAGAGAGACGTTGAGGCTGCCGCCGCCGAGGTCGAAGACAAGCACATTCTTCTCACCGTTGCTGCAGGAACCTCTACTGCCTTTCTTCTCGAGGCCGTAAGCGACAGCGGCTGCCGATGCTTCGTTAATGAGACGCATGACGTGGAGGCCAGCGATGTGACCGGCGTCCCTAATGGCCTGGCGCTGGAGGATCCGAGATAGGATTCGGCGATGATGCGCATCCTCATTAGGATCATGGAGATTAGTTCCTCCGCGCCAAATTCCATCTCCTTGCCCTTGTATTGAATTAATATCATCGGCTTGTCATCGGATCTTGCAGTGATCTCGAATGGCAGAGTCTTCACGTGACCTCGCGCAGAGAGATCACTGAAGCGCCTGCCAAGAAGACGCTTAACATCTGCAAATGAATTAAGCACTCCGATTCACAATACAATTCAGGCAAAATCAGCAATTAGAGCAAGAGTGAGAGAAAGGGAAAGTGACCAAAGATGGTGTTGGTGGGGTTGATGGAAGCCTGGGCCTTGGCGGCGTGGCCGATGAGGCGCTCGGTGTCGTTGAAGGCGACGCAGGAGGGGGTGGTGCGGTTGCCCATCTCGTCGGGGATAATCTCCGCCCATCTGTTTCGCCACACGGCAACGCAAGAATAGCTCGTGCCGAGATCGATACCGATGGGCACCTGTTGATGCGCCCTCTTCATCCTTGCCGAACAAAGCAAGAGGGTGGAGAATGGAAACAAAGAACACTGGCAAGTTGCAACCGTTCGTCTGCGCAGCTGGCCCTGCCGAGATAGTTCGGAAGGTCGCCCTCAGAGGATAGGACCGAATATTTCTCCGTACATCCACGTCAAATATCTaactttttcataaattttatatttaaatattttcttcaacaaaatatttattaatatctTAATTCTAAATATatcaaattttataattaaatattttactaatcaaatatttataattaaatattccTCTTTTAAATATCTctaatttcatattaaaaataatttaatagaaAAATACCAAAACAAAAAATAATCAATCATTTCCCCCGCTACAGCATGGTGGCCCGGCTGCAGGCAACCCACCCTCTGCTGCAACTTtttcagtatatatatatattttaaaaaaaaaaagataaattttctGATCAACTAAAATTCTCTATCTttcaatatatatacatatatataattaatatatacatataatattACTAAAATGTCTTTGTACATGTATATATACATGAATTCTAGCTAATCAAATTCTGATCATTTAGTATtatccttaaaaaaaataaaagtcacTGTATCCGGTGATTTCTATCATTACCGAACATAATGCGGAGATTTGAACCTTCGGGGTGGAGGCTAAGTTTTCTGGTCTAGGAAATTTTGAATCAGAAGAGGTCTTGTCCATTCATTAATTAGATGAATTGAATTCTATCTATTTATTCATTAGTTGGATAAATTAGACCCCACCTATTAAACAAGTGAAATTCAATTCATCCAATTAATAAATAAACAGGTGATTAAAGATGATCCAAAAATCTTAGATCAGAGGATTCCTATTGTCAGGATGAGACCACATTCTCTGAATTAGAAAATTCTGGAccaaaaaatttctttttaaatttcgaAGTAATTTGACAAAATCTGTCCAAAATTTCTAGCCCGTCCCGTCCCATTTCATCCCATCTTCGCCTACCAACTCCACAACATTACTTACATTTTATCGTCTCAACTTCCTCTCTATCGATTTATTTCGGTTTGATCGTTTAGAGTTTCTCCTCCGGTACCTTCTAATTTGCTATCTTTGAAATTTTAGGATTTATCTAAAATTATCAtacacaagaaaaaaaattattcttgatTTTTAATATTCACAAAACATATACATCATAATAGCTATAAACATATAATTGCAACAAAGTTATAGCAACAGTTAATATTTTAACGTTGCAGCAACCGTTATAATTTTATTGTTACTCTAAtacatttaatttatttatttaaccaCCACATTGTAGTAGTTTAGAAATCAAAGTTACTATAACTATTGATACAATCGATTCCTAGTAAGATTGATCAATCTCGAATTGATTTGAATtaagattttaatatttgatcaatatattaatAACCCCGTTATTAACTTCAGGCCTAATGAtttataagaaaatattttccaTGAGAATGTCTTGATAATCCAGGCTCTTATTGCCAACTATATAGTAAAGAGGGTGTCCATGGACAGTAACAATTTTGTTAACATCATTTTCAAAGAAGTCGTTATTCAACTGCAACTAGATGGAGAAGAATAATGCTCATTAAATACCTCTTTATTCGGATTTACAGGACATTAGGTACAACTAATGGGTCAAATTCACCCATCTCTTTCCCTAAGAAAGAAACTAGTAAGAGCATCCACAATAGCTTGAGATATTTCTCCCAAGTATTTATGGACCCCACTTCCACATCATCTTTCAAATATCCCACTATTCAAATATCTCAACTTCCACAatgaaatatctcaccaatcaaatatttatgggtcCCACTCATCAAATATTCACTCTCAAATATCCTCAATTCCACAATTAAATATctcatcaaatttaattaacttacatttaattctaacaaaaatttaatagaaatataaatttaagttcatactaatactaatattttataaatttaaaattaaaatacagaGATACAAaccatatttaattaataaaatatataacaaTAAACTACAAATAATAAAAGTAACATGGGGCAGCTAAAATAAACCAAATTAACTACATGTTCAATTTTTTCTTCAGTTGTTCACATATCGCTAGATGATTTTGAAGTTGTTCATTAGTCATGCCTCGTGTGTCCATTACGAGGAGTTGATGTGCTTGGATGAGTTTATCAACTTTCTTATTGTTATTATACTCTTCCAACTGCGCCATTGATTGTTGCATAAACTGATTCAATTCATCAAGTAGGCATACTCTTTCTTTGCCTTTCCTCTTTGCTGCCTTCTGTCCCATTGGACGAAATCGGATTTCTCTATCATCTATATCAACAGTTGTGTTAGGATTAGAAGAGCCAGTACGTGCATCTGATGATTATGATGTTCTTGCTTTTTTTGTTGCCTGTCGATCTGAGGATTGAGGAGCATACATAGGACTATCTTTCACGATTCTCCACACATGCTCATATTGGAAAGTAGTTTTAAAAGTACTCTTATATTCTTCATGAGCTCGCACCATCAAATCCTCATCACTCCATCCGCTTGGTCGATCATTATACCATTTATTGTAGATTCCATTGTATCTATTTATGATCTTTTTCAATGAAGCCCAATGTGATTTTGCTTTCTCTGCAGTTCTCTTTTTAGCTCCTTTAGCTTGATTGGTATTGAAGTATGTCACAACTCGTTTCCAAAATGACTCACTCTTCTGGACATTACCAACTACTGAATCTTCACTCATAATTGTGTAGGCCGTTGCAAGGAGCTTATCATATGCCACTATCCATACTGTTCGCTTGTTATTGTCTTCATCTGATTTGTTGCCCATCTCTGGTGCTTGATTGAGAATAATATCGTCGGACCCTATTTTAGATGAAAATGGAGGAAATTGTGAATCGGGGACTACATAAGATGTACCTTTATCACTGTCAATTGCATCAACActagctcttctcgattcatttgAATGAATCTCTGGTGATTGAAGCTGATTAATTCCATGAGATGGGCCTTGCATGAAATACTGATTACTCTGCCAATATTCTGGAGGATATGTATAAAACGGAGCTCGAGGGTCGCCACTCAAAGAATTTGGATAACTTTGGAAATTATGGTAATATGGTGGTGGATATGGAAAAGGTTAGAAATTTGGTGGATGTTGAGTGGgaaatggaaattgaggattgaaGAAATTAGGACGGGCTCGAGAACTTTCTTCACTTGAATTTTCGTCGATATTTGGAGAGTTGAACAAATCCCTAAAATAATTACCAGAATTTTTATCCATCTCTCTAAATTTTTGGTAGGCAATAGGTATGAAAATGATGAAAATAG is from Zingiber officinale cultivar Zhangliang chromosome 7B, Zo_v1.1, whole genome shotgun sequence and encodes:
- the LOC122004229 gene encoding uncharacterized protein LOC122004229; this encodes MQGPSHGINQLQSPEIHSNESRRASVDAIDSDKGTSYVVPDSQFPPFSSKIGSDDIILNQAPEMGNKSDEDNNKRTVWIVAYDKLLATAYTIMSEDSVVGNVQKSESFWKRVVTYFNTNQAKGAKKRTAEKAKSHWASLKKIINRYNGIYNKWYNDRPSGWSDEDLMVRAHEEYKNDREIRFRPMGQKAAKRKGKERVCLLDELNQFMQQSMAQLEEYNNNKKVDKLIQAHQLLVMDTRGMTNEQLQNHLAICEQLKKKLNM